ACTGCCTTATCCGGTTCAATAATGTTGGCATTTATGGCTATGCCTACGATAGTTTCTATCGCCGAAGATGCGCTTTATTCTATACCGAAAACTTATAAGGAAGGCGCCCTGGCATTAGGGGCAACGCAGTGGCAGGCAATATGGCGGGTGATGTTACCGGCGGCATCTTCAGGCATTCTGGCAGCGGTAATGCTGGGGATCGGCAGGGTTATCGGCGAAACTATGGCAGTGATGATGATTACGGGAAATGCCGCAGTTATCCCGCAGAGTATTTTAGCCCCGGTGAGGACTTTAACTGCTACCATTGCCGCTGAGATGGGTGAGGCGGTAGTGGGGAGTGAACATTATTTTGCTTTATTTGCTATTGGCATAGTTTTATTTATCATCAGTTTTGCCATTAACGTAACCGCAGATTTAGCTCTACATAGAAGGCAAGAATGAGGAACTCCCATAGAGTACAAAATATCGCCTTTTTCTTTTTATTCCTGGCAACCCTTTTAATAGTCGTGCCTGTGGGGTTAATTATAGTCATTATTATTCAAAAAGGCCTGCCTGCTATAAGCTGGCAGTTCCTTTCGGATATACCGCGCCAGGGTATGCGTAGCGGAGGGATATTCCCGGCAATCGTAGGCACAATATATTTAGTTTTGGGCGCGATTATCTTTGCCCTGC
This Candidatus Omnitrophota bacterium DNA region includes the following protein-coding sequences:
- the pstC gene encoding phosphate ABC transporter permease subunit PstC, with the translated sequence MRKIKEFIIEKLILLCGIASIFFVVLIFLFLLKEGLAVFKTVSPFHFLCGKNWYPISEPAQLGILPLILGSLLVTFGAAIISVPIGVACAVYIAEIAPVKIKEALKSGIELLAAIPSVVLGFIGMVTLVPWVKNVFNLPTGLTALSGSIMLAFMAMPTIVSIAEDALYSIPKTYKEGALALGATQWQAIWRVMLPAASSGILAAVMLGIGRVIGETMAVMMITGNAAVIPQSILAPVRTLTATIAAEMGEAVVGSEHYFALFAIGIVLFIISFAINVTADLALHRRQE